In Chloroflexota bacterium, one DNA window encodes the following:
- a CDS encoding oligosaccharide flippase family protein, which yields MKNFVINTIGKWLGIDLEYYIKNNAYLLIAQGVILLSGLATSVVLTRLLSKEDYGQYNYFFSIIGILAISALPGMGAAIMQAVANGRDQVFIKGTKTRFKWSLIGAAVCLLIGIYYYSSGETLLGKCFLLSSLFFPFHVSFDSYYPFLNGRQQFDLSSRYRSIYWVFLTLAVILAVYFTRNLLWVVAAYLATSTILHIVFLFNTVKTGNLSCREDKTAITYGKQLTGIQAISIAVLHFDKLIIGVALGYAGLAIYSIAVMIANLPTVLLASISQTVFPKTATMDEKVAYDEVKRRLPWLLVGMVIICGIGALLCPYIIPWLYSSKYLDSVLYTQLLFIPVILGTLATVLRRGALQAQRKTRELFKLNVAVAIFELVLLVLFAVQFGILGIVAAKALARAFDSAYSWKLTR from the coding sequence ATGAAAAATTTCGTTATCAACACAATCGGAAAGTGGCTCGGGATAGACCTAGAGTATTATATAAAAAATAATGCCTATCTACTAATTGCGCAGGGCGTCATTCTTCTTAGTGGCCTAGCAACTTCAGTCGTACTGACGAGGCTATTATCCAAAGAAGATTATGGCCAGTATAACTACTTTTTTTCCATTATAGGCATATTGGCGATATCGGCTCTACCTGGCATGGGCGCCGCTATTATGCAGGCGGTAGCCAATGGTCGTGATCAAGTATTTATTAAGGGCACCAAAACAAGATTCAAATGGAGCCTCATTGGTGCTGCGGTATGTCTTCTAATCGGAATCTACTATTATTCCAGTGGAGAAACATTGCTGGGTAAATGCTTCCTGTTGAGCTCACTTTTCTTTCCGTTTCACGTGTCCTTTGATAGTTACTATCCATTTCTGAACGGCAGACAGCAGTTTGATCTGTCTTCCAGATATCGGTCTATCTATTGGGTCTTTTTAACGCTGGCCGTAATACTCGCCGTATATTTCACCAGAAACTTACTGTGGGTGGTCGCCGCCTACCTGGCCACATCAACCATACTGCATATTGTCTTTCTATTTAACACCGTTAAAACCGGCAACTTGAGTTGCCGTGAGGACAAAACTGCAATAACCTACGGTAAACAACTTACCGGCATACAGGCAATCAGTATCGCTGTGCTCCATTTTGATAAGTTAATCATCGGTGTAGCGCTCGGTTACGCTGGTTTGGCAATCTATTCCATCGCAGTGATGATTGCCAACCTACCGACTGTGCTACTTGCATCAATAAGCCAGACGGTCTTTCCCAAAACTGCGACTATGGACGAAAAGGTTGCATACGATGAAGTCAAAAGAAGGTTACCATGGCTGTTAGTGGGTATGGTCATAATCTGTGGCATTGGTGCCCTGTTATGCCCTTATATAATACCCTGGTTGTATTCTAGTAAGTATCTGGATTCGGTTCTTTATACACAACTTCTTTTTATTCCTGTGATTCTCGGAACCCTGGCCACCGTATTGCGTCGGGGTGCACTTCAAGCCCAGAGAAAAACGAGAGAGCTGTTCAAACTCAACGTAGCTGTTGCCATATTTGAGCTGGTGTTATTGGTACTCTTTGCGGTACAATTTGGTATCCTCGGCATTGTAGCGGCTAAAGCCCTGGCTCGGGCATTTGATTCTGCTTATTCCTGGAAACTAACTAG